One Cellulosimicrobium protaetiae genomic region harbors:
- the treS gene encoding maltose alpha-D-glucosyltransferase, translating to MTFPRDARPVQIPNPVRGPAAGPAPVPPITAPVPVAALPPRRQPAAPVDARPGLSDDPDWYRTAVFYEVIVRAFSDSDGSGTGDLRGLIDRLDYLQWLGIDALWLPPFYPSPLRDGGYDVSDYTAIAPQYGSTSDFAELVSEAHARGMRVVIDLVMNHTSDQHPWFQASRADPEGPYGDFYVWSDDDTRYQDARIIFVDTETSNWTFDPVRRQFFWHRFFSHQPDLNFENPRVADAMLDVARFWLQMGVDGFRLDAVPYLYEAEGTNCENLPQTHEFLRRVRRMVDAEFPGRILLAEANQWPREVVDYFGTEDEPECHMCFHFPVMPRIYYAIRDQRANQVLEILADTPDIPPGAQWSTFLRNHDELTLEMVSTEERASMYGWYAPDPRMRANVGIRRRLAPLLDNSRKEVELAHALLLSLPGSPCLYYGDEIGMGDNIWLPDRDSVRTPMQWTPDRNAGFSTADPGKVYLPLVQSLVHHYGYVNVEAQLEQSTSLLHWVHGMLKVRRRHKAFGTGDFVALECDNESILAFLRRTDTETILCVANLSATARSASVHLPGHAGATLTDVFGGAHFPAVDDDERVVMTWGSRDFYWLVVSDPA from the coding sequence ATGACGTTCCCCCGCGACGCTCGTCCGGTCCAGATCCCGAACCCCGTCCGGGGGCCGGCTGCCGGCCCCGCCCCCGTGCCGCCCATCACCGCGCCGGTCCCCGTCGCGGCGCTCCCGCCGCGCCGCCAGCCGGCCGCGCCCGTCGACGCGCGCCCCGGCCTGTCCGACGACCCGGACTGGTACCGCACCGCGGTGTTCTACGAGGTGATCGTCCGCGCGTTCTCCGACTCGGACGGCAGCGGGACGGGCGACCTGCGCGGCCTCATCGACCGCCTCGACTACCTCCAGTGGCTCGGGATCGACGCGCTGTGGCTACCGCCGTTCTACCCGTCGCCCCTGCGCGACGGCGGCTACGACGTCTCCGACTACACCGCGATCGCCCCGCAGTACGGCTCCACGTCCGACTTCGCGGAGCTCGTGAGCGAGGCGCACGCGCGCGGCATGCGCGTCGTCATCGACCTCGTCATGAACCACACGAGCGACCAGCACCCGTGGTTCCAGGCGTCGCGCGCCGACCCCGAGGGCCCGTACGGCGACTTCTACGTGTGGAGCGACGACGACACGCGCTACCAGGACGCGCGCATCATCTTCGTCGACACCGAGACGTCCAACTGGACGTTCGACCCCGTGCGGCGCCAGTTCTTCTGGCACCGGTTCTTCTCCCACCAGCCCGACCTCAACTTCGAGAACCCCCGCGTCGCCGACGCGATGCTCGACGTCGCGCGGTTCTGGCTCCAGATGGGCGTCGACGGGTTCCGGCTCGACGCGGTGCCCTACCTCTACGAGGCCGAGGGCACCAACTGCGAGAACCTGCCGCAGACGCACGAGTTCCTGCGGCGCGTGCGGCGCATGGTCGACGCCGAGTTCCCGGGGCGCATCCTGCTCGCCGAGGCGAACCAGTGGCCGCGCGAGGTCGTGGACTACTTCGGCACCGAGGACGAGCCCGAGTGCCACATGTGCTTCCACTTCCCCGTGATGCCCCGCATCTACTACGCGATCAGGGACCAGCGCGCGAACCAGGTCCTCGAGATCCTCGCCGACACGCCCGACATCCCGCCCGGCGCGCAGTGGAGCACGTTCCTGCGCAACCACGACGAGCTCACGCTCGAGATGGTCTCCACCGAGGAGCGCGCGTCCATGTACGGGTGGTACGCGCCCGACCCGCGCATGCGCGCGAACGTCGGCATCCGCCGTCGGCTCGCGCCCCTGCTCGACAACTCACGCAAGGAGGTCGAGCTCGCGCACGCCCTCCTGCTCTCCCTCCCGGGCAGCCCGTGCCTCTACTACGGCGACGAGATCGGGATGGGCGACAACATCTGGCTGCCCGACCGCGACTCGGTGCGCACCCCCATGCAGTGGACGCCCGACCGCAACGCCGGGTTCTCGACGGCCGACCCCGGCAAGGTGTACCTGCCGCTCGTGCAGTCGCTCGTGCACCACTACGGCTACGTCAACGTCGAGGCGCAGCTCGAGCAGTCGACGTCCCTGCTGCACTGGGTGCACGGGATGCTCAAGGTCCGGCGACGGCACAAGGCGTTCGGCACGGGCGACTTCGTCGCGCTCGAGTGCGACAACGAGTCGATCCTCGCGTTCCTGCGCCGCACCGACACCGAGACGATCCTGTGCGTCGCGAACCTGTCCGCGACCGCGCGCTCGGCCTCGGTGCACCTGCCCGGGCACGCCGGCGCGACGCTCACCGACGTGTTCGGCGGGGCCCACTTCCCCGCCGTCGACGACGACGAGCGTGTCGTCATGACGTGGGGGTCGCGCGACTTCTACTGGCTCGTGGTGAGCGACCCCGCCTGA